A window of Spirochaetota bacterium contains these coding sequences:
- a CDS encoding DUF3795 domain-containing protein: protein MCCILIRSSAITDGEKNTAGQAVGENDHMPPLYNRSGSISMKISHISENRIGKGLIALCGMDCRLCLAFEREKNGCCGCRAKKGKRFDSTDRCKIRNCTMAVKGKLIYCHACASYPCKRITHIDERYRTRYGMSMIDNLESIKRSGIREFLRREEKRWVCPECGKILCVHRPQCLHCRHVWREGVQGSTAKKRTGGAVHSGKLHVKNVR from the coding sequence ATGTGCTGTATTCTTATACGATCATCGGCCATTACCGATGGTGAAAAGAATACCGCAGGGCAGGCGGTCGGAGAGAACGATCATATGCCACCATTGTACAACCGCTCGGGAAGTATCAGCATGAAGATTTCGCATATAAGTGAGAATAGAATAGGAAAGGGATTGATCGCATTGTGCGGAATGGACTGCCGCCTTTGCCTTGCCTTTGAAAGGGAAAAGAACGGATGCTGCGGGTGCCGCGCGAAAAAGGGGAAGCGATTCGATTCAACGGATCGATGCAAGATACGGAATTGCACAATGGCGGTGAAGGGGAAACTCATCTATTGCCATGCGTGTGCATCGTATCCCTGCAAAAGGATAACGCATATCGATGAACGGTATCGAACGAGATACGGCATGAGCATGATCGATAATCTGGAATCCATAAAAAGATCCGGAATACGGGAATTCCTGCGGCGCGAGGAGAAGCGGTGGGTGTGCCCCGAATGCGGGAAAATACTCTGTGTTCACAGGCCGCAATGCCTGCATTGCCGGCATGTATGGCGCGAAGGTGTTCAAGGGAGCACAGCGAAAAAGCGAACGGGCGGCGCCGTGCACAGCGGCAAGCTGCACGTGAAGAACGTACGATAG